The Daucus carota subsp. sativus chromosome 7, DH1 v3.0, whole genome shotgun sequence genome window below encodes:
- the LOC108196037 gene encoding myosin-1 isoform X3: protein MRLVGSWEPSSIGKAEALNISKTEMISESISENGELAGGGVGNKIARNEDESPYSSVNLALEEENFASDESLGFAADPLRHNESKWNDTSYYVAKKKLQSWFQLPDGKWELAMILSTSGTESVVTLSGEKVLKVKSDSLTPANPDILDGVDDLMQLSYLNEPSVLYNLQYRYERDTIYTKAGPVLVAINPFKKVPLYGNDYIEAYKRRSNDSPHVYAIADAAIREMIRDEVNQSIVISGESGAGKTETAKIAMQYLAALGGGSGIEYEILKTNPILEAFGNAKTSRNDNSSRFGKLIEIHFSETGKISGANIQTYYDWLQFYLRRVVQCTEGERSYHSFYQLCAGAPPALREKLNLKSASEYKYLSQSNCYTISGVDDAEEFRVVVEALNVVHVSKENQERVFAMLAAVLWLGNVSFTVIDNENHVEPVVDEGLVTVAKLMECKITDLKLALSTRHMKVRNDNIVQKLTHSQAIDTRDALAKSMYSCLFDWLVAQINKSLGVGKHRTGRSISILDIYGFESFERNSFEQFCINYANERLQQHFNRHLFKLEQEEYIQDGIDWAKVDFEDNQDCLNLFEKKPLGLLSLLDEESTFPNGTDLSFANKLKQHLNSNSCFKGERENAFTVCHYAGEVMYDTTGFLEKNRDLLHSDSIQLLSSCVCHLPQAFASNLRTQSEKPVVGPLYKSGGADSQKLSVVSKFKGQLFQLMQRLENTTPHFIRCIKPNNFQSPGLYEQGLVLQQLRCCGVLEVVRISRSGFPTRMTHHKFAQRYGFLLLDTVASQDPLSVSVSILHQFGILAEMYQVGYTKLFFRTGQIGVLEDTRNRTLHGILHVQSCFRGYQARRQFREIRRGVTTLQSLVRGEKTRKEFSRLLRQYRAAVIIQKQIKGRINRNIYKEVYDASVLLQSGIRGWLVRRCSGNIGLLQFGAKKGNESDEVLVKSSFLAELQRRVLKAESALRVKDEENDILHQRLQQYENRWSEYEGKMKSMEEVWQKQMRSLQSSLSIAKKSLALDESARNSDASVNDDRDSSWETGSNFRSRESNGVRPMSAGLSVISRLAEEFDQRSQVFGDDAKFLVEVKSGQVDASLNPDRELRRLKQIFEGWKKDYGARLRETKVILTKLGSEEGSGDKLKKKWWGRLNSSRIN, encoded by the exons ATGAG GTTAGTTGGTTCGTGGGAACCTTCTTCTATTGGAAAGGCTGAGGCTTTAAATATCAGCAAGACGGAAATGATCTCCGAGAGTATATCTGAGAATGGTGAGTTGGCTGGCGGCGGTGTTGGGAACAAGATTGCTAGGAATGAAGATGAATCGCCTTATAGTAGTGTGAACTTAGCACTTGAAGAAGAGAATTTTGCTAGTGACGAAAGCTTGGGTTTTGCAGCTGATCCTTTACGGCATAATGAATCAAAGTGGAACGACACCTCCTATTATGTTGCAAAGAAG AAACTTCAATCATGGTTTCAACTTCCTGATGGCAAGTGGGAACTAGCAATGATCCTGTCAACTTCAGGGACAGAATCAGTTGTAACACTGTCAGGAGAAAAG GTTCTAAAGGTGAAATCTGATAGTCTGACTCCTGCAAATCCTGATATCCTTGATGGCGTAGATGATCTCATGCAACTAAGTTACTTGAATGAACCATCAGTGTTGTACAATCTGCAATATAGATATGAACGAGATACAATTTAC ACAAAAGCAGGTCCAGTGTTGGTTGCCATTAATCCCTTTAAGAAGGTCCCTTTGTATGGGAATGATTACATTGAAGCTTATAAGCGTAGATCCAATGATAGCCCACATGTGTATGCCATTGCAGATGCTGCTATACGTGAAATGATACGTG ATGAAGTCAATCAATCTATTGTTATCAG TGGTGAAAGTGGGGCAGGTAAAACTGAAACAGCAAAGATAGCAATGCAATATTTGGCTGCACTTGGAGGTGGTAGTGGAATAGAATATGAGATACTAAAAACTAATCCAATTTTGGAAGCATTTGGTAACGCGAAGACATCAAGGAATGACAATTCAAGTCGTTTT GGAAAGCTGATTGAAATTCACTTCAGTGAAACTGGAAAAATATCCGGTGCCAATATTCAAACCT ATTATGATTGGTTACAGTTTTACTTGAGAAG GGTGGTTCAGTGTACAGAGGGAGAAAGGTCATACCACTCATTTTATCAGCTATGTGCAGGGGCTCCCCCTGCTCTTAGAG AGAAGTTGAATCTCAAAAGTGCAAGTGAGTATAAATATTTGAGTCAAAGCAATTGCTATACAATTTCTGGGGTGGATGATGCTGAAGAATTTCGTGTCGTAGTG GAAGCTCTTAATGTTGTTCATGTCAGCAAAGAGAACCAAGAGAGAGTTTTCGCAATGCTTGCTGCGGTATTGTGGCTAGGGAACGTGTCCTTCACTGTCATCGATAATGAGAACCATGTTGAACCTGTAGTTGATGAAG gtCTGGTGACTGTTGCTAAGTTGATGGAGTGTAAGATTACCGACTTAAAGCTAGCTTTGTCGACTCGACATATGAAAGTACGAAATGATAATATAGTTCAGAAATTGACGCACTCTCAG GCTATTGACACACGAGATGCACTGgcaaaatcaatgtattcttGTTTATTTGATTGGCTAGTAGCACAAATAAACAAGTCACTCGGTGTAGGCAAGCACCGTACTGGAAGATCTATCAGCATCCTTGATATCTATggatttgaatcgtttgag AGAAATAGTTTTGAACAGTTCTGCATTAACTATGCTAATGAGAGATTGCAGCAACACTTCAATCGTCATTTATTCAAACTAGAGCAGGAG GAATATATCCAAGATGGTATTGACTGGGctaaagtggattttgaagacaACCAAGATTGCCTCAATCTTTTCGAGAAG AAACCACTGGGGTTGTTGTCTCTATTAGATGAAGAGTCCACCTTTCCAAATGGAACAGATCTGTCATTTGCCAATAAGCTTAAGCAGCACCTGAATTCTAATTCTTGTTTCAAAGGAGAACGAGAAAATGCCTTTACTGTATGCCACTATGCAGGCGAA GTCATGTATGATACGACAGGGTTCCTAGAGAAGAATAGAGATCTGCTGCACTCGGACTCCATTCAACTTCTGTCATCTTGCGTGTGCCATCTACCTCAAGCGTTTGCGTCCAATTTGCGCACTCAATCTGAAAAGCCAGTAGTTGGTCCATTATATAAATCAGGTGGAGCAGATTCCCAAAAGCTGAGTGTAGTCTCGAAATTTAAG GGGCAACTATTTCAACTAATGCAACGTTTGGAGAATACAACACCGCATTTTATACGCTGTATTAAGCCCAACAACTTTCAGTCTCCTGGATTATATGAGCAAGGACTTGTACTACAGCAATTAAGATGCTGCGGAGTCCTAGAAGTTGTTCGGATATCGAGATCTGGATTTCCTACCAGAATGACGCATCATAAATTTGCCCAAAG GTATGGGTTCCTTCTGTTGGACACTGTTGCATCACAAGATCCACTAAGTGTTTCAGTTTCTATTCTTCACCAATTTGGTATTCTGGCTGAAATGTATCAAGTTGGCTATACAAAATTGTTCTTTAGAACTGGACAG ATCGGTGTGCTTGAGGACACAAGAAATCGTACTCTCCATGGAATCTTACATGTTCAAAGTTGCTTTAGAGGTTATCAAGCTCGTCGTCAATTTAGAGAGATTAGGAGAGGAGTCACCACCTTGCAGTCAC TTGTTAGAGGTGAGAAAACTAGAAAGGAGTTTTCTCGCTTACTAAGACAATATCGAGCTGCTGTAATTATTCAAAAGCAGATCAAAGGCAGAATCAACAGGAATATTTATAAGGAAGTCTATGATGCATCAGTTCTGTTACAGTCAg GAATTCGTGGCTGGTTGGTCAGAAGATGTTCAGGAAACATAGGATTACTACAATTTGGAGCTAAAAAG GGCAATGAGTCGGATGAGGTGCTGGTAAAGTCATCATTCCTTGCGGAGCTACAGCGGCGTGTACTTAAAGCCGAGTCTGCTTTAAGAGTCAAGGATGAAGAAAATGACATTCTTCACCAACGACTGCAACAATACGAGAACCGCTGGTCCGAATATGAAGGAAAAATGAAGTCAATGGAAGAAGTATGGCAGAAACAAATGAGATCATTGCAGTCTAGTctctccattgcaaagaagagtcTAGCCCTCGATGAATCAGCGAGAAATTCCGATGCATCAGTGAACGATGATAGAGACTCCAGCTGGGAAACAGGGAGTAATTTCAGGAGTCGTGAGAGCAATGGAGTGAGGCCAATGAGTGCTGGTCTAAGTGTCATAAGTAGATTGGCTGAAGAGTTTGATCAGAGGAGCCAAGTTTTTGGCGATGATGCAAAATTCTTAGTTGAGGTGAAATCAGGTCAGGTTGATGCAAGCTTAAACCCTGATCGAGAACTAAGAAGGCTGAAACAAATTTTTGAAGGCTGGAAAAAGGATTATGGGGCAAGATTAAGAGAAACCAAGGTGATCTTGACCAAGCTAGGATCTGAAGAAGGATCTGGTGACAAGCTGAAAAAGAAATGGTGGGGAAGGTTGAACAGCTCAaggataaattaa
- the LOC108196037 gene encoding myosin-1 isoform X2 codes for MLPKAQGLPYLQSIKSLPVDFRLVGSWEPSSIGKAEALNISKTEMISESISENGELAGGGVGNKIARNEDESPYSSVNLALEEENFASDESLGFAADPLRHNESKWNDTSYYVAKKKLQSWFQLPDGKWELAMILSTSGTESVVTLSGEKVLKVKSDSLTPANPDILDGVDDLMQLSYLNEPSVLYNLQYRYERDTIYTKAGPVLVAINPFKKVPLYGNDYIEAYKRRSNDSPHVYAIADAAIREMIRDEVNQSIVISGESGAGKTETAKIAMQYLAALGGGSGIEYEILKTNPILEAFGNAKTSRNDNSSRFGKLIEIHFSETGKISGANIQTFLLEKSRVVQCTEGERSYHSFYQLCAGAPPALREKLNLKSASEYKYLSQSNCYTISGVDDAEEFRVVVEALNVVHVSKENQERVFAMLAAVLWLGNVSFTVIDNENHVEPVVDEGLVTVAKLMECKITDLKLALSTRHMKVRNDNIVQKLTHSQAIDTRDALAKSMYSCLFDWLVAQINKSLGVGKHRTGRSISILDIYGFESFERNSFEQFCINYANERLQQHFNRHLFKLEQEEYIQDGIDWAKVDFEDNQDCLNLFEKKPLGLLSLLDEESTFPNGTDLSFANKLKQHLNSNSCFKGERENAFTVCHYAGEVMYDTTGFLEKNRDLLHSDSIQLLSSCVCHLPQAFASNLRTQSEKPVVGPLYKSGGADSQKLSVVSKFKGQLFQLMQRLENTTPHFIRCIKPNNFQSPGLYEQGLVLQQLRCCGVLEVVRISRSGFPTRMTHHKFAQRYGFLLLDTVASQDPLSVSVSILHQFGILAEMYQVGYTKLFFRTGQIGVLEDTRNRTLHGILHVQSCFRGYQARRQFREIRRGVTTLQSLVRGEKTRKEFSRLLRQYRAAVIIQKQIKGRINRNIYKEVYDASVLLQSGIRGWLVRRCSGNIGLLQFGAKKGNESDEVLVKSSFLAELQRRVLKAESALRVKDEENDILHQRLQQYENRWSEYEGKMKSMEEVWQKQMRSLQSSLSIAKKSLALDESARNSDASVNDDRDSSWETGSNFRSRESNGVRPMSAGLSVISRLAEEFDQRSQVFGDDAKFLVEVKSGQVDASLNPDRELRRLKQIFEGWKKDYGARLRETKVILTKLGSEEGSGDKLKKKWWGRLNSSRIN; via the exons ATGTTGCCGAAAGCTCAAGGTTTGCCATATTTACAATCGATTAAATCTCTGCCTGTTGATTTTAGGTTAGTTGGTTCGTGGGAACCTTCTTCTATTGGAAAGGCTGAGGCTTTAAATATCAGCAAGACGGAAATGATCTCCGAGAGTATATCTGAGAATGGTGAGTTGGCTGGCGGCGGTGTTGGGAACAAGATTGCTAGGAATGAAGATGAATCGCCTTATAGTAGTGTGAACTTAGCACTTGAAGAAGAGAATTTTGCTAGTGACGAAAGCTTGGGTTTTGCAGCTGATCCTTTACGGCATAATGAATCAAAGTGGAACGACACCTCCTATTATGTTGCAAAGAAG AAACTTCAATCATGGTTTCAACTTCCTGATGGCAAGTGGGAACTAGCAATGATCCTGTCAACTTCAGGGACAGAATCAGTTGTAACACTGTCAGGAGAAAAG GTTCTAAAGGTGAAATCTGATAGTCTGACTCCTGCAAATCCTGATATCCTTGATGGCGTAGATGATCTCATGCAACTAAGTTACTTGAATGAACCATCAGTGTTGTACAATCTGCAATATAGATATGAACGAGATACAATTTAC ACAAAAGCAGGTCCAGTGTTGGTTGCCATTAATCCCTTTAAGAAGGTCCCTTTGTATGGGAATGATTACATTGAAGCTTATAAGCGTAGATCCAATGATAGCCCACATGTGTATGCCATTGCAGATGCTGCTATACGTGAAATGATACGTG ATGAAGTCAATCAATCTATTGTTATCAG TGGTGAAAGTGGGGCAGGTAAAACTGAAACAGCAAAGATAGCAATGCAATATTTGGCTGCACTTGGAGGTGGTAGTGGAATAGAATATGAGATACTAAAAACTAATCCAATTTTGGAAGCATTTGGTAACGCGAAGACATCAAGGAATGACAATTCAAGTCGTTTT GGAAAGCTGATTGAAATTCACTTCAGTGAAACTGGAAAAATATCCGGTGCCAATATTCAAACCT TTTTACTTGAGAAG tcTAGGGTGGTTCAGTGTACAGAGGGAGAAAGGTCATACCACTCATTTTATCAGCTATGTGCAGGGGCTCCCCCTGCTCTTAGAG AGAAGTTGAATCTCAAAAGTGCAAGTGAGTATAAATATTTGAGTCAAAGCAATTGCTATACAATTTCTGGGGTGGATGATGCTGAAGAATTTCGTGTCGTAGTG GAAGCTCTTAATGTTGTTCATGTCAGCAAAGAGAACCAAGAGAGAGTTTTCGCAATGCTTGCTGCGGTATTGTGGCTAGGGAACGTGTCCTTCACTGTCATCGATAATGAGAACCATGTTGAACCTGTAGTTGATGAAG gtCTGGTGACTGTTGCTAAGTTGATGGAGTGTAAGATTACCGACTTAAAGCTAGCTTTGTCGACTCGACATATGAAAGTACGAAATGATAATATAGTTCAGAAATTGACGCACTCTCAG GCTATTGACACACGAGATGCACTGgcaaaatcaatgtattcttGTTTATTTGATTGGCTAGTAGCACAAATAAACAAGTCACTCGGTGTAGGCAAGCACCGTACTGGAAGATCTATCAGCATCCTTGATATCTATggatttgaatcgtttgag AGAAATAGTTTTGAACAGTTCTGCATTAACTATGCTAATGAGAGATTGCAGCAACACTTCAATCGTCATTTATTCAAACTAGAGCAGGAG GAATATATCCAAGATGGTATTGACTGGGctaaagtggattttgaagacaACCAAGATTGCCTCAATCTTTTCGAGAAG AAACCACTGGGGTTGTTGTCTCTATTAGATGAAGAGTCCACCTTTCCAAATGGAACAGATCTGTCATTTGCCAATAAGCTTAAGCAGCACCTGAATTCTAATTCTTGTTTCAAAGGAGAACGAGAAAATGCCTTTACTGTATGCCACTATGCAGGCGAA GTCATGTATGATACGACAGGGTTCCTAGAGAAGAATAGAGATCTGCTGCACTCGGACTCCATTCAACTTCTGTCATCTTGCGTGTGCCATCTACCTCAAGCGTTTGCGTCCAATTTGCGCACTCAATCTGAAAAGCCAGTAGTTGGTCCATTATATAAATCAGGTGGAGCAGATTCCCAAAAGCTGAGTGTAGTCTCGAAATTTAAG GGGCAACTATTTCAACTAATGCAACGTTTGGAGAATACAACACCGCATTTTATACGCTGTATTAAGCCCAACAACTTTCAGTCTCCTGGATTATATGAGCAAGGACTTGTACTACAGCAATTAAGATGCTGCGGAGTCCTAGAAGTTGTTCGGATATCGAGATCTGGATTTCCTACCAGAATGACGCATCATAAATTTGCCCAAAG GTATGGGTTCCTTCTGTTGGACACTGTTGCATCACAAGATCCACTAAGTGTTTCAGTTTCTATTCTTCACCAATTTGGTATTCTGGCTGAAATGTATCAAGTTGGCTATACAAAATTGTTCTTTAGAACTGGACAG ATCGGTGTGCTTGAGGACACAAGAAATCGTACTCTCCATGGAATCTTACATGTTCAAAGTTGCTTTAGAGGTTATCAAGCTCGTCGTCAATTTAGAGAGATTAGGAGAGGAGTCACCACCTTGCAGTCAC TTGTTAGAGGTGAGAAAACTAGAAAGGAGTTTTCTCGCTTACTAAGACAATATCGAGCTGCTGTAATTATTCAAAAGCAGATCAAAGGCAGAATCAACAGGAATATTTATAAGGAAGTCTATGATGCATCAGTTCTGTTACAGTCAg GAATTCGTGGCTGGTTGGTCAGAAGATGTTCAGGAAACATAGGATTACTACAATTTGGAGCTAAAAAG GGCAATGAGTCGGATGAGGTGCTGGTAAAGTCATCATTCCTTGCGGAGCTACAGCGGCGTGTACTTAAAGCCGAGTCTGCTTTAAGAGTCAAGGATGAAGAAAATGACATTCTTCACCAACGACTGCAACAATACGAGAACCGCTGGTCCGAATATGAAGGAAAAATGAAGTCAATGGAAGAAGTATGGCAGAAACAAATGAGATCATTGCAGTCTAGTctctccattgcaaagaagagtcTAGCCCTCGATGAATCAGCGAGAAATTCCGATGCATCAGTGAACGATGATAGAGACTCCAGCTGGGAAACAGGGAGTAATTTCAGGAGTCGTGAGAGCAATGGAGTGAGGCCAATGAGTGCTGGTCTAAGTGTCATAAGTAGATTGGCTGAAGAGTTTGATCAGAGGAGCCAAGTTTTTGGCGATGATGCAAAATTCTTAGTTGAGGTGAAATCAGGTCAGGTTGATGCAAGCTTAAACCCTGATCGAGAACTAAGAAGGCTGAAACAAATTTTTGAAGGCTGGAAAAAGGATTATGGGGCAAGATTAAGAGAAACCAAGGTGATCTTGACCAAGCTAGGATCTGAAGAAGGATCTGGTGACAAGCTGAAAAAGAAATGGTGGGGAAGGTTGAACAGCTCAaggataaattaa
- the LOC108196037 gene encoding myosin-1 isoform X1 yields the protein MLPKAQGLPYLQSIKSLPVDFRLVGSWEPSSIGKAEALNISKTEMISESISENGELAGGGVGNKIARNEDESPYSSVNLALEEENFASDESLGFAADPLRHNESKWNDTSYYVAKKKLQSWFQLPDGKWELAMILSTSGTESVVTLSGEKVLKVKSDSLTPANPDILDGVDDLMQLSYLNEPSVLYNLQYRYERDTIYTKAGPVLVAINPFKKVPLYGNDYIEAYKRRSNDSPHVYAIADAAIREMIRDEVNQSIVISGESGAGKTETAKIAMQYLAALGGGSGIEYEILKTNPILEAFGNAKTSRNDNSSRFGKLIEIHFSETGKISGANIQTYYDWLQFYLRRVVQCTEGERSYHSFYQLCAGAPPALREKLNLKSASEYKYLSQSNCYTISGVDDAEEFRVVVEALNVVHVSKENQERVFAMLAAVLWLGNVSFTVIDNENHVEPVVDEGLVTVAKLMECKITDLKLALSTRHMKVRNDNIVQKLTHSQAIDTRDALAKSMYSCLFDWLVAQINKSLGVGKHRTGRSISILDIYGFESFERNSFEQFCINYANERLQQHFNRHLFKLEQEEYIQDGIDWAKVDFEDNQDCLNLFEKKPLGLLSLLDEESTFPNGTDLSFANKLKQHLNSNSCFKGERENAFTVCHYAGEVMYDTTGFLEKNRDLLHSDSIQLLSSCVCHLPQAFASNLRTQSEKPVVGPLYKSGGADSQKLSVVSKFKGQLFQLMQRLENTTPHFIRCIKPNNFQSPGLYEQGLVLQQLRCCGVLEVVRISRSGFPTRMTHHKFAQRYGFLLLDTVASQDPLSVSVSILHQFGILAEMYQVGYTKLFFRTGQIGVLEDTRNRTLHGILHVQSCFRGYQARRQFREIRRGVTTLQSLVRGEKTRKEFSRLLRQYRAAVIIQKQIKGRINRNIYKEVYDASVLLQSGIRGWLVRRCSGNIGLLQFGAKKGNESDEVLVKSSFLAELQRRVLKAESALRVKDEENDILHQRLQQYENRWSEYEGKMKSMEEVWQKQMRSLQSSLSIAKKSLALDESARNSDASVNDDRDSSWETGSNFRSRESNGVRPMSAGLSVISRLAEEFDQRSQVFGDDAKFLVEVKSGQVDASLNPDRELRRLKQIFEGWKKDYGARLRETKVILTKLGSEEGSGDKLKKKWWGRLNSSRIN from the exons ATGTTGCCGAAAGCTCAAGGTTTGCCATATTTACAATCGATTAAATCTCTGCCTGTTGATTTTAGGTTAGTTGGTTCGTGGGAACCTTCTTCTATTGGAAAGGCTGAGGCTTTAAATATCAGCAAGACGGAAATGATCTCCGAGAGTATATCTGAGAATGGTGAGTTGGCTGGCGGCGGTGTTGGGAACAAGATTGCTAGGAATGAAGATGAATCGCCTTATAGTAGTGTGAACTTAGCACTTGAAGAAGAGAATTTTGCTAGTGACGAAAGCTTGGGTTTTGCAGCTGATCCTTTACGGCATAATGAATCAAAGTGGAACGACACCTCCTATTATGTTGCAAAGAAG AAACTTCAATCATGGTTTCAACTTCCTGATGGCAAGTGGGAACTAGCAATGATCCTGTCAACTTCAGGGACAGAATCAGTTGTAACACTGTCAGGAGAAAAG GTTCTAAAGGTGAAATCTGATAGTCTGACTCCTGCAAATCCTGATATCCTTGATGGCGTAGATGATCTCATGCAACTAAGTTACTTGAATGAACCATCAGTGTTGTACAATCTGCAATATAGATATGAACGAGATACAATTTAC ACAAAAGCAGGTCCAGTGTTGGTTGCCATTAATCCCTTTAAGAAGGTCCCTTTGTATGGGAATGATTACATTGAAGCTTATAAGCGTAGATCCAATGATAGCCCACATGTGTATGCCATTGCAGATGCTGCTATACGTGAAATGATACGTG ATGAAGTCAATCAATCTATTGTTATCAG TGGTGAAAGTGGGGCAGGTAAAACTGAAACAGCAAAGATAGCAATGCAATATTTGGCTGCACTTGGAGGTGGTAGTGGAATAGAATATGAGATACTAAAAACTAATCCAATTTTGGAAGCATTTGGTAACGCGAAGACATCAAGGAATGACAATTCAAGTCGTTTT GGAAAGCTGATTGAAATTCACTTCAGTGAAACTGGAAAAATATCCGGTGCCAATATTCAAACCT ATTATGATTGGTTACAGTTTTACTTGAGAAG GGTGGTTCAGTGTACAGAGGGAGAAAGGTCATACCACTCATTTTATCAGCTATGTGCAGGGGCTCCCCCTGCTCTTAGAG AGAAGTTGAATCTCAAAAGTGCAAGTGAGTATAAATATTTGAGTCAAAGCAATTGCTATACAATTTCTGGGGTGGATGATGCTGAAGAATTTCGTGTCGTAGTG GAAGCTCTTAATGTTGTTCATGTCAGCAAAGAGAACCAAGAGAGAGTTTTCGCAATGCTTGCTGCGGTATTGTGGCTAGGGAACGTGTCCTTCACTGTCATCGATAATGAGAACCATGTTGAACCTGTAGTTGATGAAG gtCTGGTGACTGTTGCTAAGTTGATGGAGTGTAAGATTACCGACTTAAAGCTAGCTTTGTCGACTCGACATATGAAAGTACGAAATGATAATATAGTTCAGAAATTGACGCACTCTCAG GCTATTGACACACGAGATGCACTGgcaaaatcaatgtattcttGTTTATTTGATTGGCTAGTAGCACAAATAAACAAGTCACTCGGTGTAGGCAAGCACCGTACTGGAAGATCTATCAGCATCCTTGATATCTATggatttgaatcgtttgag AGAAATAGTTTTGAACAGTTCTGCATTAACTATGCTAATGAGAGATTGCAGCAACACTTCAATCGTCATTTATTCAAACTAGAGCAGGAG GAATATATCCAAGATGGTATTGACTGGGctaaagtggattttgaagacaACCAAGATTGCCTCAATCTTTTCGAGAAG AAACCACTGGGGTTGTTGTCTCTATTAGATGAAGAGTCCACCTTTCCAAATGGAACAGATCTGTCATTTGCCAATAAGCTTAAGCAGCACCTGAATTCTAATTCTTGTTTCAAAGGAGAACGAGAAAATGCCTTTACTGTATGCCACTATGCAGGCGAA GTCATGTATGATACGACAGGGTTCCTAGAGAAGAATAGAGATCTGCTGCACTCGGACTCCATTCAACTTCTGTCATCTTGCGTGTGCCATCTACCTCAAGCGTTTGCGTCCAATTTGCGCACTCAATCTGAAAAGCCAGTAGTTGGTCCATTATATAAATCAGGTGGAGCAGATTCCCAAAAGCTGAGTGTAGTCTCGAAATTTAAG GGGCAACTATTTCAACTAATGCAACGTTTGGAGAATACAACACCGCATTTTATACGCTGTATTAAGCCCAACAACTTTCAGTCTCCTGGATTATATGAGCAAGGACTTGTACTACAGCAATTAAGATGCTGCGGAGTCCTAGAAGTTGTTCGGATATCGAGATCTGGATTTCCTACCAGAATGACGCATCATAAATTTGCCCAAAG GTATGGGTTCCTTCTGTTGGACACTGTTGCATCACAAGATCCACTAAGTGTTTCAGTTTCTATTCTTCACCAATTTGGTATTCTGGCTGAAATGTATCAAGTTGGCTATACAAAATTGTTCTTTAGAACTGGACAG ATCGGTGTGCTTGAGGACACAAGAAATCGTACTCTCCATGGAATCTTACATGTTCAAAGTTGCTTTAGAGGTTATCAAGCTCGTCGTCAATTTAGAGAGATTAGGAGAGGAGTCACCACCTTGCAGTCAC TTGTTAGAGGTGAGAAAACTAGAAAGGAGTTTTCTCGCTTACTAAGACAATATCGAGCTGCTGTAATTATTCAAAAGCAGATCAAAGGCAGAATCAACAGGAATATTTATAAGGAAGTCTATGATGCATCAGTTCTGTTACAGTCAg GAATTCGTGGCTGGTTGGTCAGAAGATGTTCAGGAAACATAGGATTACTACAATTTGGAGCTAAAAAG GGCAATGAGTCGGATGAGGTGCTGGTAAAGTCATCATTCCTTGCGGAGCTACAGCGGCGTGTACTTAAAGCCGAGTCTGCTTTAAGAGTCAAGGATGAAGAAAATGACATTCTTCACCAACGACTGCAACAATACGAGAACCGCTGGTCCGAATATGAAGGAAAAATGAAGTCAATGGAAGAAGTATGGCAGAAACAAATGAGATCATTGCAGTCTAGTctctccattgcaaagaagagtcTAGCCCTCGATGAATCAGCGAGAAATTCCGATGCATCAGTGAACGATGATAGAGACTCCAGCTGGGAAACAGGGAGTAATTTCAGGAGTCGTGAGAGCAATGGAGTGAGGCCAATGAGTGCTGGTCTAAGTGTCATAAGTAGATTGGCTGAAGAGTTTGATCAGAGGAGCCAAGTTTTTGGCGATGATGCAAAATTCTTAGTTGAGGTGAAATCAGGTCAGGTTGATGCAAGCTTAAACCCTGATCGAGAACTAAGAAGGCTGAAACAAATTTTTGAAGGCTGGAAAAAGGATTATGGGGCAAGATTAAGAGAAACCAAGGTGATCTTGACCAAGCTAGGATCTGAAGAAGGATCTGGTGACAAGCTGAAAAAGAAATGGTGGGGAAGGTTGAACAGCTCAaggataaattaa